The Elusimicrobiota bacterium genome contains the following window.
GCCCGCGCCGCGGGGCCTATTCGAGGACGAAACGGATCTTGGCCTTGATCGCCTCGAGGTTGCGGCGGGCCTCGGCGGCGTCCTTGCCGCCGACCTCGAGCATGGCCACGCGCGCGTAGCCGCCGCCCTCGTCCGTCGTGATGCGGTCGCCGGCCTTCTTGACCGCGCGGAAGCGGACGAAACCGGGCATCTTGCGGGCTTCCTCGGGCAGCTCGAGGACCTTGATCACGCCCGCCTTGTCGGAGTTGACGAAGTCCCCGTCGAGGTGGACGAGAGGCTGGGAGGGCATATACGGTCTGCCGGGGATGCGGGCCGCGGCCATCAGGCCTTCCTCGGCGAGGTCCACGCCCCAGACGTTCTTGATCCAGTCGTGGACGTAGGTGCCGCCCATGCGCGCGTTGGCCTCGATGAGGCGGGCGCCCTCGGTGGTGTACTTGCCCTCCATGTGGATGACCCCGTCGGTCAGGCCCAGGGCCTGGGCGGAGGCGATGGCCTGCTCGGCCGACTCCTTCTGCTGCTTGAGGGTCAAGGTGCTGGGCAGGCGCGAGCCGGTGGCCAGGAAGGACGGCTCCCGCGTGGGCTTGTTGTCGGTGACCGACGCGAACACCGGCTTGCCGGCGACCATCACGAGGTCCACGTCGTACTCGTCCCCGTTGAGGTACTGCATCAGCAGGAGATCGGAGTTGTTGGCGAAGATCGGGTCGGTCTTGGGGTTGATGATGGCGCTGATGCGCTTGTAGGCGGCGACGGCCTCCTCGAGCGAGGAGACCTTCTCCGTCCCCATGGCGGCGGCGCCGGACACGGGCTTGATCACCGCGGGGAAGCCGACCTGGGCGGCGGACTTGCGGAAGGCCGCGAGCATGGCCTTGCGCTCGCCGTCGTCTTTCGCGGTGGAGAGGTTCTCGATCGTCTCCTGCCGGGCGGCGGGCACGCCTTTCAGGGCGAGGACGGCCTGGGTCTCGAACTTGCTGCGGGCGGTGCGGGCGGCGTCCGGAGAGTGGTACGGCAGTCCCAGCGCCTTGGCCATGTCCGCCGTGAGGACGACGTCGTCCTCCCAGAAGGTGGTGATGCCGTCGAGCTTGCCGTTCTTGCGGATGGAGCGCTGCAGCTTCTTGCGGGCGATGGTCAGGGCCTCGGCCGGCTTGGTGTTGTCGGTCGGGATCAGCTCGGAGATGTAGCGCGGGTCGTTGGCCCAGCTCTTCGCGCTGTCGACGAGGATGATGTCGACGCCGAGCTCGCGGGCGCGCTCGAAGATCGGGCGCTTGCCCTCGTAGCCCGCGCCGACGATCACGATGCGCTTGCCCTTGAGCGCGTCGCGGCGGGCACGCTGGAGCATCGTGGCGACGTAAGGCCGGGAATGCGCCCCGATGTCGTCCGGATACATCTTGTCGAGATTGAACTGGCCGCCGGAGTTGTGGTCGTTGATCTCGATGACGACCGGCACCAGCTTGTTCCCGCGGCGCTCGATCATGACGTCGAGGCCGATCATGTCGGTCTGGACCTGATAACCCTCGCCCGTCGCCCGGGGCAGAGTCCTCTCGTATTCGGTCAGGGCGGCGAGGATGGCCGGCCCCATGGCCTTGACCTCCTCGTCGAGCTCGCGCGAGGACGCCTCGTTCAGATAGCCGGCGGCGCGCCACTCCTTGAGCAGGACCTCCCAAGGCTCGACGGTGGCGTTGTCGCGGGGATCGGCCGCCTCCGCGGTCGTGGGCTTGCCCCACGGCCCGACGCGGGCGTAGACCGCCGCCGCCACGCCGCCGTCCCACGGCGCGCGCGAGACGAGGACGCGAAGCGTAGTCTCCATCTTGCGGCCGCCGCGCTCGAGCGGGGCGGAGTTCACGCGGCTGTCGAGGAGGATCGCCCCTTCGGCGGTCATGCCGCCGATCGAGCGGAGGGCCCGCACGTGCTCGAGGATCGCGTCGCGCTCCGTCTTCCTGAAGAACTTGACCCCGATGCCGGAGTGGAACTGGGTGCCGGACGGCTTGACGACGATCTCGTCGCCCTCGAGGCGGGCCAGGTATGCGTCGACGGACGCGGCGACGCGGGCGTCGGCGTCGTCGCCCTCGGGGAGCGCCTGGACGGAGACGCTGGGAGCGCTGAAGCTCCCGTTCAAGGCGGCGGCGGCCAGCGGATGGGCCGAGAGGAGGAAGGCCAAGGTCGCCGGCACGGAGACGCCCTTGGCCGCCATCACGATCCGCGTGCCGAGCTTGTCGTTGATGACGTCCTCGCGCTGGAGCGAGTTCGACTGCGGGACGTCGAGGTTCTCCTCGTAGATCACCCCGTCGTCGCGGTCGTTGGCGCCGAGGGTCATGAAGTTGGCGAAGTAATGGACGCGCCGCGGCGTCTCGTACTCGACGACGGTCGCCTGTCCCTTCTCGTCGAAGACGACGCCCTTCGTGACGAGGATCTTGGTCCGGCCGTCGGGGTAGCGCTCCTGGATCAGCCAGGAGGCGTCGAGGACGAGGTTCACGTCGCCGGGGGCCTGGCGCCCTCCCTCGCGGGCGATGGCGACCTTGTGCCGGGAGGCCGGGGTCAGGATGGCGACCGTGGGCCGGTCGTCGTCGGCGGGGCCCGAGATCTTCGCCGTCTTATGGGCGGGAAGGCCGTTCTCCGTCAGACTGACCGCGAGCTGGGCGAGCATCTTGGCTTCGTTGCCCTCGGGAGACTTGTGGACGGAGAGCGTCGGCTTGCTGAGCTGAGCCTTGACCCAGCGCAGGCCGCCGAGATAGACGAAGCCCATCGCGAACAAGGTGACCGTGATGATCTTCATCGGCGCCAGCGCGCCGAGGGCCAGGGCGAGCGCGGAGCCGGGCATCGAGTGGTGGAACAGCCAGGCGAAGGCGAGGCCGCCCGCGCCGGCCGCGATCACCTCGACGAAGGTCATCAGGCTGTAGATGTCGTCGGCGTGGGGCGCGGCCTTGGGATCGTTCTTGATCTCGGTCTGCAGCAGGGCGCGCATGCGCGAGCGCAGAGGCTGCAGCATCAGCTTCATCATGAACACGGCGGGGACGGCGAGTGCCAGCGAGGGCACCAGCCACAGGCCGATCGAGGGCACGAAGGCGAGCGCGGCGATGGCGGTCAAGCCGGCCAGGACCTTGTAGGTGCCGTGCTTCTTCTGCAGGGCCTGGACGCGCTTCATCAGGAACATCGAGGCGACGAGGCCGCCTGCGGTGATCGCGGAGAGCAGGAGGCCGTTGCCGAACGCGCCGACCCTGAGGATGTCGATGGCGAAGGTGGGCAGGACGACGGCGAACAGGGCGTCCTCGACGAAGTTCTCCATCGTCGCCATCGTCGAGCGCGCGAGGATGGCCTTGTTGCCCATGATGATCTTGGCCGTGGCCCAGTTGCGGCGCGGGATGTCGAGCAGGATGCGGCCGAAGGTCTTCAGCGCGCCGAACAGGCGGCCGACGTAGTTCTTGAGCCCGTTCCACGGGACCGAGGCCATGTCCCCGACCGTGACCACCTTGGTCGCGTAGATGTAGGAGACGACGCCCATCAGGGCCGCGAACACCGCGAAGCCCGCGCCCGCGCCGATGCCGGCGCCGTAGCGCGCGTCGATCCAGTCCATCGGCAGGCCGATGAGCGCGGGGACGACGAGCATCATGCCGTAGTAGATGAAGTCGTAGACGTAGCCGGCCTTCTCGATCTTGTGGTCGGTGGACTTCTGGTCGGCTCCCTTGAAGATCTTGGCCGCGCCGCCGGTGTCGATGTCGACGAGGTGGTTGTGCGCGACGATGAGGGAGTTCACGCCGACGAGGACGAGGAACGCGGCCCAGGGCAGGCCGCCGAACAGGGCCAAAGCGCCGATCGAGCCGAACAGCAGGGCCCGCCCGCCGGCCGCGCCGACGAGGATGCGCTTCATCGACGTCTTGCCGACGACCGCGCCCGCGAACAACGACGCGCCGCCGAACACCCAGTAATGGACCATGCGCGCCACGCCGGTCATCGCCGCGTCGCCGGTCAGCGCGCTGACGAGGAGCGGCAAGGACGCGAGG
Protein-coding sequences here:
- a CDS encoding ATP-grasp domain-containing protein, producing MKRPLASALAFLIIALSPGAPAYQAFAQTVGKTGGTAGAAGDAATSVNSGVNGGGLAAPLALPVQTLGLNSALAPAAAPALNAAAVPALAPAMAAVTPAASLLQPSAPRAARPAASIPAAKPLVPGALQPATKKADAPGGLSAASKQVESLSQTAKPVLDGVKSGDATGALNTVFENSSQRGQLGAVAAPSGPAALRSGLKRSAPSAAPQGPAEVPSAQAPAAKPSVWQRIRSTFDLSEFNKSEKSYIAGQAVFLLAISVYLASLPLLVSALTGDAAMTGVARMVHYWVFGGASLFAGAVVGKTSMKRILVGAAGGRALLFGSIGALALFGGLPWAAFLVLVGVNSLIVAHNHLVDIDTGGAAKIFKGADQKSTDHKIEKAGYVYDFIYYGMMLVVPALIGLPMDWIDARYGAGIGAGAGFAVFAALMGVVSYIYATKVVTVGDMASVPWNGLKNYVGRLFGALKTFGRILLDIPRRNWATAKIIMGNKAILARSTMATMENFVEDALFAVVLPTFAIDILRVGAFGNGLLLSAITAGGLVASMFLMKRVQALQKKHGTYKVLAGLTAIAALAFVPSIGLWLVPSLALAVPAVFMMKLMLQPLRSRMRALLQTEIKNDPKAAPHADDIYSLMTFVEVIAAGAGGLAFAWLFHHSMPGSALALALGALAPMKIITVTLFAMGFVYLGGLRWVKAQLSKPTLSVHKSPEGNEAKMLAQLAVSLTENGLPAHKTAKISGPADDDRPTVAILTPASRHKVAIAREGGRQAPGDVNLVLDASWLIQERYPDGRTKILVTKGVVFDEKGQATVVEYETPRRVHYFANFMTLGANDRDDGVIYEENLDVPQSNSLQREDVINDKLGTRIVMAAKGVSVPATLAFLLSAHPLAAAALNGSFSAPSVSVQALPEGDDADARVAASVDAYLARLEGDEIVVKPSGTQFHSGIGVKFFRKTERDAILEHVRALRSIGGMTAEGAILLDSRVNSAPLERGGRKMETTLRVLVSRAPWDGGVAAAVYARVGPWGKPTTAEAADPRDNATVEPWEVLLKEWRAAGYLNEASSRELDEEVKAMGPAILAALTEYERTLPRATGEGYQVQTDMIGLDVMIERRGNKLVPVVIEINDHNSGGQFNLDKMYPDDIGAHSRPYVATMLQRARRDALKGKRIVIVGAGYEGKRPIFERARELGVDIILVDSAKSWANDPRYISELIPTDNTKPAEALTIARKKLQRSIRKNGKLDGITTFWEDDVVLTADMAKALGLPYHSPDAARTARSKFETQAVLALKGVPAARQETIENLSTAKDDGERKAMLAAFRKSAAQVGFPAVIKPVSGAAAMGTEKVSSLEEAVAAYKRISAIINPKTDPIFANNSDLLLMQYLNGDEYDVDLVMVAGKPVFASVTDNKPTREPSFLATGSRLPSTLTLKQQKESAEQAIASAQALGLTDGVIHMEGKYTTEGARLIEANARMGGTYVHDWIKNVWGVDLAEEGLMAAARIPGRPYMPSQPLVHLDGDFVNSDKAGVIKVLELPEEARKMPGFVRFRAVKKAGDRITTDEGGGYARVAMLEVGGKDAAEARRNLEAIKAKIRFVLE